One Dioscorea cayenensis subsp. rotundata cultivar TDr96_F1 chromosome 19, TDr96_F1_v2_PseudoChromosome.rev07_lg8_w22 25.fasta, whole genome shotgun sequence genomic window, ACCTGATATGTGAAGACCATGAAAATAAAGGCCTGAAAAATTCTTGGCTAACTAAGATGATCAATCATAAAACTTGAGATACATAATGACATGATTGCACATAACTGCCCCCTGAAAGCATGAGATActctaaataatatattatacttAACTAAGCTCCACATGCATTACATAAAGTAATACACTTGATGAATTTAATCTGCACATCATCAGTAAATTAAATCTGAACAGAATAGATCATAGAATCAGAAAAGACCAGAACTTCTCAAGGCATCTCACCTGCTTGGTAGAGCTCCCAAAGTGCGAGCCATTTGTCCAGAGAAACCTGTTGATGTGGACGCCTTCCCAAACCGCACATATGGTGCTAACAAGCCAACCAAAGCAATATCAACAACCACTCCCACCAAAAGATCAGCTGCATACAACTCAAACTCCGCCCAAAAATCATCGCCCCTCTTTTGTACTTCAGCAAAGGTCGCACAACAAGAATCAATCAAGACCTACATTaccaaatctcaaaattttattaaaaacaacacGCTTTTTGGTCAAACATTGATTATGAACCCAGcaatataaattcaaatggAGAAACTCTCAGGTCTCTACTCACCTCTGTCCCAACTTTGAAAAGGAACGACGGGTCAGCAAGCATTCGATCCCGGAGCAGGGAACAAGTCCTcatcaaaacaccaataggcCAACCTGATGCCTTTTCaagaattagagaaaattatttacactagaacaaaaaaaaaaaaatccaatttttataTCACAGAATTGAATCATAGAGATAAATATATACTTGCAAATCCAAGTATCTCAAAAGAAGCAGCTTTGGAATCCCAATAGTTCTGGCGGCCTCGATCATATCAGCGGGAAGACTCACTCCTCGAGCCTCCGTCTCTCTCATCACCTCCTCAAACTTCAGCACCGGCCCAAAATTTCCCTCCTCTTCCTCCCCACCTCGATCACCAAGGTCATCATCATCACCGccgccaccaccacctccaGAAGGGACCTTCCCATTTCCACCGTCTCCACTCGAAGAACCAAAATCCAAAGGACTTCTCGCTTCCAAAACCTCGTCACTCTTCTCCGCTGCAACGACAACAACATCGCGAACCACTTCTCGAGAAACACCTCCGTCGTCGGAGCTCGAATCGTTCGACGACTTCAACTCGCTACGAATCACAGAGCTCCGGCAGAGACTGCCCCTATTAGCGCTGAACGAGATATTGACGCGAATCTTAGCTTCAATCGAGGTTGTGGCGTTGCTGCTAGAGAGAAGGTGGAAGCCATGGGAAGCGCGCAAGGAGGAGAAGGCCGCCATTTTCGACTAGTTTGGAGTTCGGAAAAGAACCCAACGGGCCAAGTGATCGCCTGGTTTCGCTTCTCTTCGACCGGATCGATCCGACGGCCGACGATCGCTTGGTTTTTAAACACCGCAAGTCATAAAGAACCGCCCTGGAAAATGGTAAATGTTCTatgaaaactttatatatatatatatatgacccgTCTTCTTCTACTAGTGTCTAAAGATAAGAATTCTAAGGGACATCCGTCACTCAACTATTGGATTCAAATTCAATTCCTACAAATCATTCATCTATGATAAACAGTAAACTTAATAGTTAATTATGTACAATGCAACCCTAACTATTGTTCCCCACTCTCTTTCAACGAGATAGAGCTTTTTCAAAATCTCTCAAAATGGAATCTGTTCCAAACATATATGCCATGGCTCTTTACTTCGACAGGTAtctctttcttctcattttttttctcatgtttttattttctacggATGCTTTATAAACGTTCGCAAagaatatattgatatatatgtatgagtCCACTTCAATCTACAAGTGTCCACGGATACCGTTGGAACAACATCAAACGGCTCAAAGAAtatattggtatatatatatatatcatcagtGTTGTTAAGGCGCGCGCCTAGGCCCCCAGGAGCAGCGCTAAACCTCCTTAGCGCCTCTAAGGGTCTAAGGTAAGGCGTTTTTAGTCAGGCGAGGTTTTTTTTGGGCTTTTTGCGCCATTTTTTGAAGCCCAAGGAGCAAAAAAGGCGCGCCTGATTGAAAAAAACTGTTAGTTTTCTATTGTTTAAAAGATCCACATTTTACTAGGGATTGGTAATTGAAAAGTCTCTAAGTCTATTAAAAGAATAGAATCTAATAACTACGcaacaaatatttcaatattttatacAGATTATTATAGATGGCTATGATTTTGAACAAGGAAAATTTGAAGCCCAAGGTGCAAAAAAGGCGCGCCTGATTGAAAAAACTGTTAGTTTTCTATTGTTTAAAAGATCCACAGTTTGCTAGGCATTGGTAATTGAAAAGGCTCTAAGTCTATTAAAAGAATAGAATCTAATAACCACgcaataaatattttactattttatacaAATCCTCATAGATGGCTATGATTCTgaacaaagaaaacaagatgaaaacatgaatttagagtttgacattaatgatgatgattattagcTGCTTGTGATTTTAGGAATAGAATTTTGACTTTAAGATAAGACAAGTTTGTTAATATTAGAGTTTAAGGCTTTAAGATTTCTATATGTCTATGACTTTAtcatatactatatatatatatatatatatatatatatatatatatatatatatatatatatatatatattttatgtgtgTGCGCCTTACTTTGATCAGGcgctcatttttttttgtgcctTGTACCTCGGGCAATAGAAGGGTCCTAGTGTCTCGGGTGCGCCTTGCACCCTTAACTAATATGATGTGAGACGcacgcaagtgtacgtgtcaatcaaaataataacatgcAATATAAGCaaggtcgaatccacaaggactagatagtactagtactaattctaTCTCTGTTAACTAACTAGTAATCAATGATCAAAGTGCAAACTCGAAAGtcaaatggaaataaaagaccAAATATCAAgagtaataagaataagaaatgATGGATTAAAACGGTGTCCAAACATGATTTCACTTGAGAAATTAGGAATTTAAGTAATTGCaattcaatataaataaaacctaGCTTTGTCGGACCGAGGGAATTCAAAATTACACCAAGTGCTCTCTTAAGACTCCTTGATGCCTAATCCCATGTTACGGTAGGAATGCATCTCTTCTAAACCTACTTTTGCACGATTGCATAAAGATCTAGAAAATCGCTATAATGAACTGGAGCTCTTGCTACATGATCCCAATCTGGAGAAATCACATGTGGTCTATCTCTAGTGCGCGCACTCTTGATTCCCTTCATCTATGGGTATCTCTCGTAATGAATCTCTCGATCTCAATCTTTAATCAATATGAAATAGCCACTCTCGTTACGctaaatcaacaataaaagataTAGATGAACTCGAAAAGCTGAAGGTAATCAATATTAAAAGGCAATATCAAAATAAAGTTattcccaagctacatcaatctGGACACCCAAGAAAGTTAGCCTTTCATGGGGCCAATGTTCAtctctaaacaataaaaataaagcttTAAAATCCTAGCCATGGAAAGTAAAACCCCCCTTTCAATGTTTTCAATGTTGAAGTAGATGTCAGCCGATATCGGCGCCTATGGATTGTTACTCCGGTGACTCCTTCGACCTCCTCCTTGATGCCTTTGATTTGATTCAAACCCTAACCGTCAGTCCCTAGTtcttttcctccaaaattaggtTAAAAGTCATATACCAATACCTTTCCCAAACTTCTATTTATATCTCCAAGAATATGACCGATACACATGCAAGTACACGCGCGTGTATCTTGCCCGTGTAAATCTCAGGACTGGTCAAGAACTCTCTTCCTAGGGTACATAATTGGTTGTACACGACCGTGTATCACTTCATCTGGCCATGTACCTCTCTAGACGAATCTTCACTTTAGTGCTTGAGTTGCACAGCCGTGTGCTTTGCTTCTGGTCGTGTTCTCATATGGATCATTCTTTGCAACTTCCTAAACGTACCTAGGGGTGTACTTTATCTACACATTTGTGTTCTTCTGGGTAGGAACAAAGTCAGGGAGCGAACGGTTATGTATATGGCAACTGTGTGCTTCTTTGGCTACTCACTCGCCGATGTATACATAGGAAAGTATATGACCTTGTGCCTTGCTCATATATTTCTCTATTTGATGCTTTTGGCACCGTTTTGCTCCCGATTGCCTTcctttgatttttgttgtgCTTCTTTTGTCCTATTAGCAATAATGGAATAAACTAAGTACCAATTATCCATTAAACATACTCTGGAGGATCACTTAAGtattaaagattaaaatatgtataataaagcacttatcaatatatatatatatatatatatgtatgaatccGCTTCAATCTACAGGTGTCCACGGACACTGTTGAACAACATCAAACTAATCTCTGATGCCATCACTCTCACAATGTTCTACGAATATCCGCAGATGacttaaataatatatacatcacaaaaaaggaaatattagTGCTATTAAAGAACTGTAGTGGAAAATAGAAACTATTTTTTGAAAACTTATATGCgtatatatctacatatatctctctatatatatatgagtccGCTTCAATCTATGGATGCCTGAGAGCACTATTGGATTAACATAAAATGCCTCTATCGTGCTGTCACTTTAACAATGTTATACGAATAggcttttttatattatatttttcaaaaaattaccaaaatgtgcattttatatattatttaccaaaatgagCATTTCAGTATAATGTGtacttttctttaattaatgcaCTCATACATGTGTAAAAGTTTAAAGCACTGAAAACGGccttctgttttattttttttttaaaactgtataactaggtttttttaaatgtaaaatttaCACTTTAATCCTTACaagtttttaattcaaactctttttcacaactctatttaaatatcacaaTTCATCAAACTTACCTTTACCACATCCTTATGTGtttcacttgtttctttttttcttctacaactcctaataaaaatatttcattttaattttaatgatgataaaaaaatacttgCAAAAAACATATATCATACTCTAAATAGGTGAAAATAgttacatatattataacaagATTAGAACAATTAAGACTGACCACTTGGATCAGGTACATTAGGGCAATTTCCATGAATATGACCTTCATTTCAATATAAACCACAACGCTTCCATTGACCACCTTCCCTTATATCCATTTCATTATGAATCCTCATAATTTTGGGCCGCCCTTTCAAAGGTCTTTACATTGTATTGTCAGGACAAAGACGTGGACCATTATACGGGTTCCAGTATCCCTAATTTGACATAACTTGAAACATTTTACgatatacaataaaaatagcCTCAATCTTGTAAACATTATCCACGTATTCCTACCAATGTAGATGAATAGAAGCACACTCTCCAATAACATAGCGACAAGGAAATGAAGTGTGAGACTCACCACAGTCATACCATCATGCCCTCAGATCAATCCGATAACTGCTAGTGATGAGtttatttcatatcatattttatttacctcCAATTTacgtttttctttccttttagcattatttgtgtatatttcaGTGCTATTCCAGTATTCTATTGTTGTACAGAATGATAGGTTTTAGAACGACAATATAGGTTTCAAAGtaaaaattagcaaaagaaCATCAATTTCTATGTGTTCAAGCTAATCATGGCCTAAGCACGGTAGTCCTTATTAGTCATGCTTATTGCTGGTTTCAAGAGGATTGAGCAATAATGTAAGCACGGGTGTGCTCTGAGGGAAGCATTGTTTCTCCGCTCCTTTCAATGGCGTACTTCTGAGAGCACGGGCTGAGCACGACTGTGCTCTACCCGTACATTTCACTGTCTGGCCACTTAGTCATTATTTGCCAAATTCCCGAGAAAAGCACGGCTTAAGCACCATCGTGCTTAGACTGTACTCTGGCCGAAAAGTGCTTTTTTAGTCCAAATTTAGGGCATTATAAGGGAGCTTTTTGGTCGaggttttcttctccacttcCAGGCAATCGAAGGAGGCCATGACCAATCTTCATAACATTTTCTAGGGAGATCAAGGCAAAGTTGAAGGCACATTTAGAAGTGAAACTTAGCTATTGCGTGGAAGAGGGAGTCATGAATTCTATTGCTTTGTATCTCTTTCCTTTTCTCATTTATGTGAAACTATAAGGGGCTAACCTTTTACggtgtgacaaggtccccttgcgtatatcccgcaagtgcacaggtttgtcgaaataataatcccggataagtgggtatcgtatccacatggagtagggaataaaaacacttaattcgcttcttagctatgtgaaagatgaatagtgatatgtgtgacaatgattcaattctcaaaagtaaaaacaacaagtaagagagtacaagtaaaggagaaggtaaggcaatcgataaagatggggtacccggatattgctccacctaggataatcatttcaagttcaagaaccctctattatgcttcctaatcaatgcaagtgagttgtggaaatccttaattacatagtcctaattttaaggtcaactatgcctaactctatacatgtcccggaggagagattgaataacctctcaacctcgcactcgcatagaattgcaataagttctagggattccaagtgataaatttcttcctaattgtagacctaaccctttggtccaggtggaaggtccctaaccacaattaggccctagatactaagatcacttctacgcttcactccattgcacccgcaactaagccccagcggaaggtcatctcttagaccattcactctattgtagctgcatagaactcgaggaacggaggtagaatctaacacatcggaggggaaaggggatgctcctatacctctcgactcaccctctcacccctctccaacctagctttgtctaacactcgtggtgtgtcactcactcacaaggttaccaacaagaactctcaaccctagtgtcactctaggggagtattcacacaatcaagcattcaaagttggaactcacaataaacatcaattaattgaagcataataaagagattcaaagaaatgaatacatcctagggttcacaaatacccaagtacccactagctttccatggagctaagtacaatcaaagaaatagaatgtaaaagcaatgaatccatagaaaaccccctcgatagtcgtgtcgatggtcttgtggaaagtcctctactcgtcgtccaaagatccccttgtccggtataggatacggctcgacggaagctcccctaccaactttcttccaaagagatgacgatgtcggagccgtaaaacctttccaaaaccctagcgaatacctctcaaaaccctagctgaaaacctctctcaagttggggaaaagatggagaaaagaatactgaaatcggggctgaattggctttaaatagggctagaatcgggaatccacacacccctgtggacgcccctgtggatttttcacacgggcgtgtggaatttccacatgtccgtgtggattctctgttctgcagttttctcggtcggctgtgaacaatgctactacagtactttgccacattgttgctacagtactctgctacattATCCGGcttgaaatacttcccgaatacatactttcatcgaggtaacgcagacgggcacacgttcacgtcgtggatcgctttgcttcttcaatgatggaaaagttggtggagattttgttctatatgcataagtcggaatgcttgaatatgactgcccttgtgcccctccaaatggttgtgctaactcaaatacgaggaggttggcacacactctagcatctcacacccgacctatgtcttcgcttttgaaccttagcaagattttctccaaaatcggtgcattatgatccacattggcttctttccttcataatcgacctcacaaccctacctgcataaaagtaacataaaaacacacatattagtgtaaaaacccgagaaaggtaatgcttaacataaggaaagaatacttcgcattcatatcgcacaagcacttatcacggtACACCAGGTTTTTAAACCatgttgcttagtgtactttAATCTACTTGTTTTCAATGAGTAGGGAGTTTTATTGCattcttatgttaaatcttgtgtcatataatttgatgtgtttgatttaggTAGTTATAGTTGTAAAAATTGACATGTATCGATTGTCATAGTTGTAATTACCTTGTGTAATTGCAAAATTTAATGTGTATGAGACCCATAGTTACAATTGCGAAACTCGGCGTATTTGAGAGCCATAGATATGAAATTGCTTTGTGAGTACATATAAGAACCTTAAAATGTACCTGATAGTCATTGGAAGCAAATCAGTACACTAATGCACTTGGGAATTAGTTCGGGGTATTACTTCTCTTTGTTGCAAGAACTCAGCCTTTGTCCACCTGTCCTTCCATCTTTCTCCTTTATTTTACTCTAGTTTATTCACTTCTACACCATTGTTGACCGGTTAGAGATTAGAAgagcaattagtactagaagtcccaGTCCATGAGATCTGACAGCCCTACTCCTCatagggtaccactttattatttgttacaatccgtgcacttgcagagagTATACATCAGCTAGCCAAACCACCATGATGAGGTAGAGCCATTTCTTCTACCATGAAAGAATTTTCCTCATGATCAAATTGACGAACATAAATGCTACCTGctaattgtttattttcatgaattGTTTTTGTTAGTTCTTCTGAGAACATCTGACCTGATGTAATCTAAGATTGTGCCTGTACACATTTCCTCATAAACAACTTAGGCAATAAAAATTAAGTGGATTTAAGTAAAGCTATTATGGGAAGATGCCTTACCTCCTTCAATACTGAAGTAATACATTCAGCAAGGTTAGTAGTCATATGCCCATATGCCTTTGACCTTCATTATCAAAGGCTTGGGCCCACTTTTCCTACGGTATATTATCCAGCCACCTCGTTACCTCTTCATCATATTCCTGCACTAATTAGTACCAGTAATTAAAATCACGAGTAGTTTTCGAATAGCCTACGTTAATCACCATAaggcaacaaaaaaatattaataaaaataacaatatataattaaaacacacacaaatataagttttataatttaccTACATTAACAACTATccattgaatttatttatttttgaaatggcACATGGAGTTTGCAGAGATATGCTTAATGCAATAAACCTAATAAGCATGAGGAGGATTTATCTGCCGACCAATTGCTTGAAATACTCCTTTAATAGACTCAtgattattagaaataaaacaaattcgTTCTTGTGGTGTTACATTCATGCGTAGATGATCCAAGAAGAAAAGCCATGCATCTAACATCTCTCCTTCTACAATGACAAATGCAATTGGAAG contains:
- the LOC120250453 gene encoding protein RETICULATA-RELATED 1, chloroplastic-like isoform X1, encoding MAAFSSLRASHGFHLLSSSNATTSIEAKIRVNISFSANRGSLCRSSVIRSELKSSNDSSSDDGGVSREVVRDVVVVAAEKSDEVLEARSPLDFGSSSGDGGNGKVPSGGGGGGGDDDDLGDRGGEEEEGNFGPVLKFEEVMRETEARGVSLPADMIEAARTIGIPKLLLLRYLDLQASGWPIGVLMRTCSLLRDRMLADPSFLFKVGTEVLIDSCCATFAEVQKRGDDFWAEFELYAADLLVGVVVDIALVGLLAPYVRFGKASTSTGFSGQMARTLGALPSSVFEAERPGCKFSIQQRIGTYFYKGVLYGSVGFVCGIIGQGIANTIMTAKRSMKKSDEDIPVPPLVKSAALWGVFLAVSSNTRYQIINGLERLVEASPVAKRVPPVAMAFTVGVRFANNIYGGMQFVDWARWSGVQ
- the LOC120250453 gene encoding protein RETICULATA-RELATED 1, chloroplastic-like isoform X2; amino-acid sequence: MAAFSSLRASHGFHLLSSSNATTSIEAKIRVNISFSANRGSLCRSSVIRSELKSSNDSSSDDGGVSREVVRDVVVVAAEKSDEVLEARSPLDFGSSSGDGGNGKVPSGGGGGGGDDDDLGDRGGEEEEGNFGPVLKFEEVMRETEARGVSLPADMIEAARTIGIPKLLLLRYLDLQASGWPIGVLMRTCSLLRDRMLADPSFLFKVGTEVLIDSCCATFAEVQKRGDDFWAEFELYAADLLVGVVVDIALVGLLAPYVRFGKASTSTGFSGQMARTLGALPSSVFEAERPGCKFSIQQRIGTYFYKGVLYGSVGFVCGIIGQGIANTIMTAKSCTIIWGLDVQLYSIPLPQYQSTINTRSFTELILVLAH